A DNA window from Brassica napus cultivar Da-Ae chromosome C1, Da-Ae, whole genome shotgun sequence contains the following coding sequences:
- the LOC111214018 gene encoding uncharacterized protein LOC111214018 — translation MACVQNTLCFVAAILLLHQKTATSDFLSPLLSPMFDDICKEVQCGKGKCKASLNSTFMHECECDNGWKQFDHNLKFLPCVTPNCTFDLTCGEAASPAQPKTPPKDTNASVFDICHWVDCGGGVCNKTNPFLYSCHCREGYNNLMNITTFPCFKQCALGMDCLNLGIPLSNASSSSPPALPDSSKNQATGLNIRGSSLWFITYLLCVSLAPWRLLYI, via the exons ATGGCTTGTGTTCAGAACACACTCTGCTTCGTTGCAGCTATACTGCTACTTCACCAGAAGACGGCCACCTCCGATTTCCTCTCTCCTCTGCTCTCTCCTATGTTCG ATGATATATGCAAGGAAGTGCAATGTGGGAAAGGGAAATGCAAAGCATCTTTAAACTCAACTTTTATGCATGAATGTGAGTGTGATAATGGTTGGAAGCAGTTCGATCATAACCTCAAGTTTCTCCCTTGCGTCACCCCCAACT gtACCTTTGATCTAACTTGCGGTGAAGCAGCTTCTCCAGCACAGCCCAAAACGCCTCCCAAGGACACCAATGCTTCAGTTTTCGACA tttGTCACTGGGTGGATTGTGGAGGAGGGGTTTGCAACAAGACAAATCCGTTTTTATACAGCTGCCATTGCCGTGAAGGTTACAACAATCTTATGAACATCACCACATTTCCTTGCTTTAAGCAAT GTGCACTTGGAATGGACTGCTTGAATCTTGGGATCCCTCTGTCCAACGCATCATCGTCTTCTCCACCTGCTCTGCCTGATAGCAGCAAGAATCAAG CAACAGGATTGAATATAAGAGGATCATCGTTATGGTTTATAACATATTTGCTCTGCGTCTCCCTAGCACCATGGAGGTTGCTCTATATTTGA